The following coding sequences are from one Rutidosis leptorrhynchoides isolate AG116_Rl617_1_P2 chromosome 11, CSIRO_AGI_Rlap_v1, whole genome shotgun sequence window:
- the LOC139875693 gene encoding putative disease resistance RPP13-like protein 1, with product MNLDNVATETMRRNFNDESHGTGEVSVFNIIPNFLTNMADIADNFMYGYNMRPMLNEINNKLKVFVEKAKDLDKSKVVFGREADQEALLNKLLGDEACNQNVSIISIVGLGGVGKTTLAQLLYNNGKVIDEFDLKGWVCVSEEFDVLTISNQIYQAVTGENKNFVNLDQLHVALKEKLSNKRFLIMLDDVWNEDQDKWEVLEKPLKGAPGSKIIVTTRKTTVASVMNCVEPYDLGILSDKDVLSLLAKSALDEHNFYKHQPLISVAQLITEKCKGLPLALIAIGRVLKGKGNDEYEWYKLLKSEIWSSNDSILPALKLSYYDLPSQQKQLFAYCCLFPKDYRFNKKELVLLWMAEGFLNQPNGNMSMESVGFEYFEELQARSFFQQLTGKESKYTMHDLMNDLAISVAGDFFYMLDDKMDVNARNEAFKKFRHNSYLGQRGVESGKLMELHRSERLLTYFPNYKTDIIKVPEEVSELYNLQSLLVSHCMKLISLPLSFHKLINLRHLDMTDTPLLNKTPLGMGGLTSLQTLSKGELSISGLEKVTDPQQAMDANLEGKKGLLVSIGENEVNVGSSDRKSVLKEVVLSHCDSLESYNCPNIVEKLHIFYCNSMTSVSMSTTLQELPSSLRSLDVFNCKNLKSFSHEQLQSLTSLEEMRIIRYDSFPCGLWPPNLRSLEIGELKKPMSDWGLQNYPTSLVILRLDGSNSGVTSFAMEGDEMNSDASTSFLLPPSLTFLEIRNFNDVESISEVVQHLTHLQRLYIWKCPNIKDVPQSTSSLTVDVAQY from the exons ATGAATCTCGATAATGTGGCCACCGAAACTATGCGAAGAAACTTCAATGATGAATCTCATGGCACCGGTGAGGTATCGGTGTTCAATATCATACCAAATTTTTTAACTAATATGGCTGATATAGCTGATAACTTTATGTATGGTTATAATATGAGACCTATGCTAAATGAGATTAACAACAAACTGAAGGTCTTTGTCGAGAAGGCAAAGGATCTAG ATAAGTCTAAAGTTGTTTTCGGTAGAGAAGCAGATCAAGAGGCATTGCTCAACAAGTTGTTAGGTGATGAAGCATGTAATCAAAATGTGAGCATCATCTCCATAGTTGGTTTAGGTGGGGTTGGGAAAACAACTCTTGCCCAACTTTTGTACAACAATGGAAAAGTTATAGATGAGTTTGATCTCAAGGGGTGGGTCTGTGTTTCGGAGGAGTTTGATGTACTCACTATTAGCAATCAGATCTATCAAGCTGTCACGGGAGAGAACAAAAACTTTGTTAATTTGGATCAGCTTCACGTGGCACTTAAAGAAAAGCTTTCAAACAAAAGGTTCCTAATCATGTTAGACGATGTTTGGAATGAAGACCAAGATAAATGGGAAGTTCTTGAAAAACCTCTTAAAGGGGCGCCAGGAAGTAAAATCATCGTTACCACACGGAAGACCACGGTTGCATCAGTGATGAACTGTGTTGAACCTTATGATTTGGGGATTCTATCAGATAAAGATGTATTGTCCTTGTTAGCTAAATCTGCACTAGATGAGCATAATTTTTACAAGCATCAACCACTAATATCAGTTGCTCAACTGATCACTGAGAAATGTAAGGGTTTGCCCTTGGCATTGATAGCAATTGGGAGGGTCTTGAAAGGAAAGGGAAATGATGAATATGAATGGTATAAGTTATTAAAGAGTGAGATATGGAGTTCAAATGATAGTATCCTTCCGGCTCTCAAGCTAAGCTATTATGATCTACCTTCTCAACAAAAGCAACTTTTTGCCTATTGTTGTTTATTCCCGAAGGACTACAGGTTCAACAAGAAAGAGCTAGTGTTATTGTGGATGGCAGAGGGGTTTCTGAACCAGCCAAACGGCAACATGTCAATGGAGAGTGTGGGTTTCGAGTACTTTGAAGAACTCCAAGCAAGGTCATTTTTTCAGCAGTTAACGGGTAAAGAATCCAAATACACCATGCACGACTTGATGAATGACTTGGCAATAAGTGTTGCAGGGGACTTCTTCTATATGTTGGATGATAAGATGGATGTAAATGCTAGGAATGAAGCTTTTAAGAAGTTCCGTCACAATTCATACTTAGGTCAACGAGGTGTAGAAAGTGGAAAGCTCATGGAACTACATAGATCTGAACGCTTGTTGACTTACTTCCCCAATTACA AAACGGACATCATAAAAGTACCAGAAGAGGTTAGTGAGCTTTATAATCTACAAAGCTTGTTGGTCAGTCATTGTATGAAGTTAATTAGCTTGCCGCTCAGTTTTCATAAGTTAATTAACCTCAGACATCTTGACATGACTGATACTCCATTGTTGAACAAAACACCCTTAGGGATGGGTGGGTTAACGAGTCTACAAACTTTGTCTAAG GGTGAACTTTCCATTAGTGGTTTGGAAAAAGTAACAGATCCACAACAAGCTATGGATGCCAACTTAGAGGGAAAGAAGGGTCTT TTGGTATCAATAGGAGAAAATGAGGTTAATGTTGGAAGTAGCGACAGGAAATCTGTCCTTAAAGAAGTTGTTCTTTCTCATTGTGATTCATTGGAGAGTTACAATTGCCCTAATATAGTTGAGAAATTGCACATATTTTATTGTAATTCAATGACATCAGTGAGTATGTCAACAACATTGCAGGAGCTGCCATCCTCTCTCAGGTCTCTTGACGTCTTTAATTGTAAGAATCTAAAATCTTTTTCTCATGAGCAATTGCAAAGTCTCACATCTTTGGAAGAGATGAGGATAATTAGGTATGATTCATTTCCATGTGGGTTGTGGCCTCCTAATTTAAGGAGTTTAGAAATAGGAGAGTTAAAGAAGCCAATGTCAGACTGGGGGCTGCAGAATTACCCGACCTCACTTGTTATCTTACGATTAGATGGTTCTAACTCCGGAGTGACTTCATTTGCAATGGAAGGAGATGAGATGAATTCTGATGCATCAACATCTTTTCTTCTTCCACCATCTCTAACTTTTCTAGAAATCAGGAATTTTAATGATGTGGAATCAATTTCAGAGGTGGTCCAACATCTCACTCACCTTCAACGACTTTATATTTGGAAGTGCCCAAATATTAAGGATGTGCCACAATCAACTTCATCTTTGACAGTAGATGTGGCTCAGTATTAA